A single region of the Streptomyces sp. NBC_01381 genome encodes:
- a CDS encoding ATP-dependent 6-phosphofructokinase, whose protein sequence is MRIGILTAGGDCPGLNAVIRSVVHRAVTHFGDEVIGFEDGYAGLLDGRYRSLGLNEVSGILARGGTILGSSRLERDRFRAACEDAPALAKSIGFDVLIPIGGEGTLTAAKMLSDAGLPVVGVPKTIDNDISSTDRTFGFDTAVGVATEAMDRLKTTAESHQRVMVVEVMGRHAGWIALESGMAGGAHGICLPERPFDPADLVKLVEERFARGKKFAVICVAEGAHPADGTMDYTKGKIDQFGHERFQGIGTALAYELEARLGKEAKPVILGHVQRGGTPTAYDRVLATRFGWHAVEAAHREDYGRMTALRGTDIVMVPLADAVTELKTVPKDRMDEAESVF, encoded by the coding sequence ATGCGCATCGGAATTCTCACCGCAGGCGGCGACTGCCCCGGCCTCAACGCAGTGATCCGGTCGGTCGTGCACCGAGCCGTGACGCACTTCGGCGACGAGGTCATCGGCTTCGAGGACGGTTACGCGGGCCTGCTCGACGGCCGCTACCGCAGCCTCGGTCTCAACGAGGTCAGCGGCATCCTCGCCCGCGGCGGAACGATCCTCGGCTCGTCCCGCCTCGAGCGCGACCGCTTCCGCGCGGCCTGCGAGGACGCGCCCGCGCTCGCCAAGTCGATCGGCTTCGACGTACTGATCCCGATCGGCGGCGAAGGCACCCTGACGGCCGCGAAGATGCTGTCGGACGCGGGCCTGCCGGTGGTGGGCGTCCCGAAAACAATCGACAACGACATCTCCTCGACCGACCGCACCTTCGGCTTCGACACGGCGGTGGGCGTCGCGACGGAGGCGATGGACCGCCTCAAGACGACGGCCGAGTCCCACCAGCGCGTGATGGTGGTCGAGGTCATGGGCCGCCACGCGGGCTGGATCGCTCTCGAATCCGGCATGGCGGGCGGCGCCCACGGCATCTGCCTCCCCGAGCGCCCCTTCGACCCCGCCGACCTGGTGAAGCTGGTCGAGGAGCGGTTCGCGCGCGGCAAGAAGTTCGCGGTGATCTGCGTGGCCGAGGGCGCGCACCCCGCCGACGGCACCATGGACTACACCAAGGGCAAGATCGACCAATTCGGCCACGAGCGCTTCCAGGGCATCGGTACGGCTCTCGCGTACGAGCTGGAGGCCCGCCTCGGCAAGGAGGCCAAGCCGGTCATCCTCGGCCACGTCCAGCGCGGCGGCACCCCGACGGCGTACGACCGCGTCCTCGCGACCCGCTTCGGCTGGCACGCGGTGGAGGCGGCGCACCGCGAGGACTACGGCCGGATGACGGCGCTGCGGGGCACGGACATCGTGATGGTGCCGCTCGCGGACGCGGTGACGGAGCTGAAGACGGTGCCGAAGGACCGGATGGACGAGGCGGAGTCGGTCTTCTAG
- a CDS encoding carbohydrate ABC transporter permease yields MSAGTVKSPSRTLTSRRTSRRLAADAGLLVVAAAFVLPLAWVILSSLDTKADLKVKVPDGITLDNYDAVLTPEITFTPLMNSLLLCGGGTILTVVCAALAAYPLSRFKSRLNRPFMLTILFATSLPITAIMVPVYALFVQVDLIDTMQGTIFFFAASQLPFAIWLMKNFMDGVPKELEEAAWTDGASPFQSLIRIVLPLMGPGVAVVTVFSFVMMWGNFFVPFMLLLTPEQMPASVSINDFFGNKGTVVYGQLAAFSIIYSTPVILLYVLISRKLGGGFALGGAVKG; encoded by the coding sequence GTGTCCGCCGGCACCGTCAAGTCACCTTCCAGGACGCTCACTTCACGTCGTACGAGCCGGCGCCTCGCCGCGGACGCGGGGCTGCTCGTGGTCGCGGCGGCGTTCGTCCTGCCGCTGGCCTGGGTGATCCTGTCCTCGCTCGACACCAAGGCCGATCTGAAGGTGAAGGTCCCGGACGGCATCACCCTGGACAACTACGACGCCGTACTGACCCCCGAAATCACCTTCACACCGCTGATGAACAGCCTGCTGCTCTGCGGCGGCGGCACGATCCTGACGGTGGTCTGCGCGGCACTCGCCGCGTACCCGCTCTCGCGCTTCAAGTCCCGCCTGAACCGCCCGTTCATGCTGACGATCCTCTTCGCGACGAGCCTGCCGATCACGGCGATCATGGTCCCGGTGTACGCACTGTTCGTCCAGGTGGACCTCATCGACACGATGCAGGGCACGATCTTCTTCTTCGCGGCGTCCCAACTCCCGTTCGCCATCTGGCTGATGAAGAACTTCATGGACGGCGTACCGAAGGAACTGGAGGAGGCGGCATGGACGGACGGCGCGTCGCCCTTCCAGTCGCTGATCCGTATCGTGCTGCCGCTGATGGGCCCGGGAGTGGCCGTGGTCACGGTCTTCTCGTTCGTCATGATGTGGGGCAACTTCTTCGTCCCGTTCATGCTGCTCCTGACCCCGGAGCAGATGCCGGCGTCGGTCAGCATCAACGACTTCTTCGGCAACAAGGGCACAGTCGTCTATGGCCAGTTGGCGGCCTTCTCGATCATCTACTCGACGCCCGTGATCCTCCTGTACGTCCTGATCTCACGGAAGCTGGGCGGCGGCTTCGCGCTCGGCGGCGCGGTGAAGGGGTGA
- a CDS encoding helix-turn-helix transcriptional regulator, whose amino-acid sequence MAHGHVAYGMRASYGLAYITPETIAAWERGLAAPTSAELTALAGTLWCSPGELMGAATTLREHRIARGLAPEDVARGSGVEIQAYLHMEETNTWRGNDRQSAALAEVLQLPLQDFITVTGRADELAELLRSAVTSRWQGLVRPVSKMLPVPKRHLEDVLQQLHTDYQSRMVRTLSWGGGTGADASGSAGRDYLDRILEHFWAQMRGTGTAGR is encoded by the coding sequence ATGGCGCACGGGCATGTCGCCTACGGGATGCGGGCGAGCTACGGGCTCGCGTACATCACGCCCGAGACCATCGCCGCCTGGGAGCGCGGGCTCGCCGCGCCCACCTCCGCCGAGCTCACCGCGCTCGCGGGCACCCTGTGGTGCTCGCCCGGTGAACTCATGGGCGCCGCCACGACCCTGCGGGAGCACCGGATCGCCCGCGGGCTCGCCCCGGAGGACGTCGCTCGGGGGTCCGGCGTCGAGATCCAGGCGTATCTGCACATGGAGGAGACCAACACCTGGCGCGGCAACGACCGGCAGTCCGCCGCCCTCGCCGAAGTGCTGCAGCTGCCGCTGCAGGATTTCATCACCGTCACCGGGCGCGCCGACGAGCTCGCCGAGCTGCTGCGCAGCGCCGTGACCAGCCGCTGGCAGGGGCTCGTGCGGCCCGTGAGCAAGATGCTGCCCGTGCCGAAGCGGCACCTGGAGGACGTGCTGCAGCAGCTGCACACCGACTATCAGTCGCGGATGGTACGGACGCTGAGCTGGGGCGGCGGGACGGGTGCGGACGCGTCAGGTAGCGCCGGCCGCGACTACCTGGACCGGATCCTCGAGCACTTCTGGGCGCAGATGCGGGGGACTGGGACCGCCGGGCGCTGA
- a CDS encoding bifunctional serine/threonine-protein kinase/ABC transporter substrate-binding protein, translated as MRGRLLNGRYELLAPIGAGGMGQVWRARDRSLGREVAVKLFVPSTSAGESEADQLLARFRQEARAAAALDSPYIVAVHDHGTDDGTPYLVMALVQGRSLDQVLRESVRVPVADALRWAADICRALDAAHSAGVVHRDIKPGNVMITPDGTAKVVDFGIATFMERVAGDSRLTQTGQLPFGSVPYLAPERFRQEPGDGRTDLYALGCVLYELLIGRPPFTGSAAGVMYNHVNDAPLRPSAARGEVTRPVERLVLDLLAKDPEDRPADAATALERVLAAAGAQPPGAESTRTKSSDSVRPAEVPPDVQDSVADSPSDRRPATSPAADPPHEPTVRVGNPGGDPGEAPAVARIANADTRPAVHKDAAAPAAPDARQPRSRKRPLIAAALVLAVGIPTGLGIRSLTSDSSNDSSNSVGKDKETIYEIGVAHDSRHVGAPREGVEPDEYETSEFKQFTTQQLRTVKSAFAETLGTKGGGRFRIVPVTADPDVSSRKMLAKHPRMLAVIGDTSGFAWVHDTDEAFLPEISTCSGVAHADGAFAIPADDARQGTAMARYLLSQTKARRVLVAEDELWANREDGIGTALRRGGITTEALNTSPSDVKPPQIPALATKARAEAVVVPANSDAGMWTKRLRADGFKGPVLTQSSFEGVCQDSEKRTSTEATEKNVPAGVLRTRNYTGEPDQNLPAQGNQELYDGALALATALGKLPADDSATSLRHTLDREIQRVSVNGVLDEVSFEKRRSARGRPVWIDRRGNGTWQEIGKVDDKYERMGQ; from the coding sequence ATGCGGGGGCGTTTGCTGAACGGTCGGTACGAGTTGCTGGCGCCGATCGGTGCCGGTGGCATGGGGCAGGTCTGGCGGGCCCGGGACAGAAGCCTGGGCCGCGAGGTGGCGGTCAAGCTCTTCGTGCCGTCGACGTCGGCGGGCGAGAGCGAGGCCGATCAGCTCCTGGCCAGGTTCCGGCAGGAGGCCCGTGCCGCGGCCGCGCTCGACAGCCCGTACATCGTCGCCGTGCACGACCACGGCACGGACGACGGGACCCCGTACCTGGTGATGGCCCTGGTGCAGGGGCGCTCGCTCGACCAGGTGCTGCGCGAGAGCGTCCGGGTCCCGGTGGCGGACGCGCTGCGCTGGGCGGCGGACATCTGCCGCGCCCTGGACGCGGCGCACTCGGCGGGCGTCGTGCACCGCGACATCAAGCCCGGCAACGTAATGATCACCCCGGACGGCACCGCGAAGGTCGTCGACTTCGGCATCGCCACGTTCATGGAACGCGTCGCGGGCGACTCGCGCCTGACCCAGACCGGGCAGCTGCCGTTCGGCAGCGTGCCGTACCTGGCGCCGGAGCGGTTCCGCCAGGAGCCGGGCGACGGCCGCACGGACCTGTACGCGCTCGGCTGCGTCCTCTACGAACTCCTCATCGGCAGACCGCCGTTCACCGGTTCCGCGGCCGGCGTCATGTACAACCACGTCAACGACGCGCCGCTGCGCCCGAGCGCGGCACGCGGCGAGGTGACGCGGCCGGTGGAACGCCTGGTCCTCGACCTGCTCGCCAAGGACCCGGAGGACCGCCCGGCGGACGCGGCGACGGCGCTGGAACGGGTCCTGGCGGCGGCTGGGGCGCAGCCGCCGGGTGCGGAGTCGACGCGTACGAAGTCGTCCGATTCCGTACGTCCCGCTGAAGTGCCGCCCGACGTACAGGACTCGGTTGCCGATTCCCCCTCGGACCGTCGACCGGCGACCTCACCGGCGGCGGATCCGCCCCACGAGCCGACGGTCCGGGTGGGGAACCCGGGCGGAGATCCGGGCGAGGCGCCCGCGGTGGCCCGTATCGCGAACGCCGACACCCGACCGGCCGTCCACAAGGACGCCGCCGCTCCGGCCGCGCCGGACGCCCGGCAGCCCCGCTCCCGCAAACGCCCGCTGATCGCCGCCGCCCTCGTCCTCGCGGTCGGCATCCCGACGGGCCTGGGCATACGCTCCCTGACGTCCGACTCCTCCAACGATTCCAGCAACTCCGTAGGCAAGGACAAGGAAACGATCTACGAGATCGGCGTCGCCCACGACTCCCGCCACGTCGGCGCCCCCAGGGAAGGCGTCGAGCCGGACGAGTACGAGACCTCGGAGTTCAAGCAGTTCACCACGCAGCAACTGCGCACCGTGAAGTCCGCGTTCGCCGAGACGCTCGGCACCAAGGGCGGCGGCCGCTTCCGCATCGTCCCTGTGACGGCCGACCCGGACGTCAGCTCCCGCAAGATGCTGGCGAAGCACCCGCGCATGCTCGCCGTCATCGGCGACACCTCCGGCTTCGCCTGGGTGCACGACACGGACGAGGCGTTCCTCCCCGAGATCAGCACCTGCTCGGGTGTCGCCCACGCCGACGGTGCGTTCGCCATCCCCGCGGATGACGCGCGGCAGGGCACGGCGATGGCCCGCTACCTCCTGTCGCAGACGAAGGCCCGCCGGGTGCTGGTGGCGGAGGACGAGCTCTGGGCGAACCGCGAGGACGGCATCGGCACGGCGCTGCGCAGGGGCGGCATCACCACCGAGGCACTGAACACCAGCCCCAGCGACGTGAAGCCGCCCCAGATCCCTGCCCTGGCCACCAAGGCACGGGCGGAGGCGGTGGTGGTCCCTGCCAACTCGGACGCCGGAATGTGGACCAAGCGCCTCAGGGCTGACGGCTTCAAGGGCCCCGTGCTCACCCAGAGCAGCTTCGAGGGCGTCTGCCAGGACTCCGAGAAGCGGACGAGCACCGAAGCCACCGAGAAGAACGTCCCCGCAGGCGTCCTGCGCACCCGCAACTACACCGGCGAACCCGACCAGAACCTCCCCGCGCAGGGCAACCAGGAGCTGTACGACGGCGCGCTGGCCCTGGCCACAGCCCTCGGCAAACTCCCCGCCGACGACTCGGCAACCTCCCTGCGACACACCCTGGACCGCGAGATCCAGCGGGTCTCGGTCAACGGCGTACTCGACGAGGTGTCCTTCGAGAAGCGCCGTTCGGCACGGGGCCGCCCCGTGTGGATCGACCGCCGCGGCAACGGCACTTGGCAGGAAATCGGCAAGGTGGACGACAAGTACGAGCGCATGGGTCAGTAA
- a CDS encoding HIT family protein encodes MDLEAYMERSRSGPCFVCAFLGGHPDYPHEIVFEDEAHVAFLDRWPTLPGKVLVAPKAHIEHVVRDVDEDAYVRLMLVVREVALAVEDVLEVERTYLYSLGSRQGNSHLHWHIAALPPGVPYCEQQFHSLMTENGVLAVSPDEAAGIAARIRAAVGARGVLGEHGEEHG; translated from the coding sequence ATGGATCTCGAGGCCTATATGGAGCGTTCGCGGAGCGGGCCGTGCTTTGTCTGTGCGTTTCTCGGCGGGCATCCGGACTACCCGCACGAGATCGTCTTCGAGGACGAGGCACATGTCGCCTTCCTCGACCGGTGGCCCACCCTCCCCGGGAAGGTCCTCGTCGCGCCGAAGGCGCACATCGAGCATGTCGTCCGTGACGTCGACGAGGACGCCTACGTACGACTCATGCTCGTCGTGCGGGAAGTCGCCCTCGCTGTCGAAGATGTCCTCGAAGTCGAGCGGACCTACCTCTACTCCCTCGGCAGCCGGCAGGGGAACAGTCATCTGCACTGGCACATCGCGGCTCTGCCGCCCGGAGTCCCTTACTGCGAGCAGCAGTTCCATTCCCTGATGACCGAGAACGGGGTCCTTGCCGTGTCGCCGGACGAGGCCGCCGGCATTGCCGCGCGGATCCGTGCGGCTGTGGGCGCGCGGGGTGTTCTCGGGGAGCATGGTGAGGAGCACGGGTAG
- a CDS encoding class I SAM-dependent methyltransferase, whose translation MPTIPSEGSTPPALKPHQYRHVAESFGSGAERYDRARPRYPQGLVDRIVAGGPEVLDVGSGTGIVARQFQAAGCRVLGVEPDPRMAGLARQFGVEAEVATFEEWDPAGREFDAVVAGQAWHWIDPVAGAAMAARVLRPGGRLAAFWHVFQLPPELAQAQATVFRRVMPDSPFNVDALPKRALDVYQVMFDKAADGMRAVGGFSAPEQWRFDWEQSYGRDAWLDQLPTHGNLTQLPPDKLAKVLEGVGSAIDAMGGGFTMEYATVAVTAKRTDPASG comes from the coding sequence ATGCCCACTATACCTTCGGAGGGATCAACTCCCCCTGCCCTCAAGCCTCATCAGTATCGGCACGTGGCCGAGTCGTTCGGTTCTGGCGCCGAGCGGTACGACCGGGCCCGGCCCCGGTATCCCCAGGGTCTCGTGGACCGGATCGTCGCCGGGGGACCCGAAGTTCTCGATGTCGGCTCCGGTACCGGCATCGTCGCCCGGCAGTTCCAGGCCGCCGGCTGCCGGGTCCTTGGCGTCGAGCCCGACCCGCGGATGGCCGGACTGGCGCGGCAGTTCGGGGTGGAGGCGGAGGTGGCGACGTTCGAGGAGTGGGATCCCGCCGGGCGGGAATTCGATGCCGTTGTCGCGGGGCAGGCCTGGCACTGGATCGACCCCGTCGCGGGAGCGGCCATGGCCGCGCGCGTGCTGCGGCCCGGCGGCCGCCTTGCGGCGTTCTGGCATGTGTTCCAGCTTCCGCCCGAACTGGCACAAGCCCAGGCGACGGTCTTCCGGCGGGTGATGCCGGACTCCCCGTTCAACGTCGACGCGCTGCCGAAGCGAGCCCTGGACGTGTATCAGGTCATGTTCGACAAGGCCGCCGACGGCATGCGGGCAGTGGGTGGGTTCAGCGCCCCGGAGCAGTGGCGGTTCGACTGGGAGCAGTCCTATGGTCGGGACGCGTGGCTGGACCAGCTGCCCACCCACGGCAACCTCACCCAGCTCCCGCCGGACAAGCTGGCGAAGGTCCTTGAGGGCGTCGGGTCCGCCATCGACGCGATGGGCGGCGGATTCACGATGGAGTACGCGACGGTGGCGGTCACCGCGAAGCGAACTGACCCTGCCTCAGGGTGA
- the pta gene encoding phosphate acetyltransferase has product MTRSVYVTGIDRGDGRQVIELGVMELLTRQVDRVGVFRPLVHDGPDRLFDLLRARYRLAQDAASGYGMDYHEASAIQAEQGTDELVSQLVDRFHRVARDYEVVLVLGTDFAATQLPDELALNARLANEFGAAVIPVVGGKNQTAESVRAETRNAYRAYESLGCDVLAMVTNRVAPADRDEIDERLAASLPVPSYVLPDEPALAAPTVAQITHALGGRVVLGDDAGLARDALDFVFGGAMLPNFLNALTPGCLVVTPGDRADLVVGSLAAHSAGTPPIAGVVLTLNEQPGEEILKLADRLAPGTAVIAVSGGSFPTAAELFALEGKLNAATPRKAETALGLFERYVDTGGLLKRVSAPSSDRVTPMMFEHKLLETARSDKRRVVLPEGTEERVLRAADVLLRRGVCDLTLLGPVEQIRKKAADLGVDLTSAQLIDPQTSELRDAFAAKYAELRAHKGVTVELAYDVVADVNYFGTLMVQEGFADGMVSGSVHSTAATIRPAFEIIKTKPDASIVSSVFFMCLADKVLVYGDCAVNPDPNAEQLADIAVQAAATAEQFGVEPRIAMLSYSTGTSGSGADVDKVREATELVRATRSDLKIEGPIQYDAAVEPSVAATKLPDSEVAGQASVLIFPDLNTGNNTYKAVQRSAGAIAVGPVLQGLRKPVNDLSRGALVQDIVNTVAITAIQAQGPANV; this is encoded by the coding sequence GTGACGCGCAGCGTGTACGTGACCGGGATCGACCGGGGCGACGGCCGCCAGGTCATCGAGCTGGGAGTCATGGAGCTCCTGACCCGTCAGGTCGACCGGGTGGGGGTCTTCCGGCCCCTCGTCCATGACGGGCCCGATCGTTTGTTTGATCTCCTCCGCGCCCGCTACCGGCTCGCGCAGGACGCGGCCTCCGGGTACGGCATGGACTACCACGAGGCCTCCGCGATCCAGGCCGAGCAGGGCACCGACGAGCTGGTCTCCCAGCTCGTCGACCGTTTTCACCGGGTGGCCAGGGACTACGAGGTCGTCCTCGTCCTGGGGACCGACTTCGCCGCCACCCAGCTCCCCGACGAGCTCGCACTCAACGCCCGTCTCGCCAACGAGTTCGGCGCCGCGGTCATACCCGTCGTCGGCGGCAAGAACCAGACCGCCGAATCGGTGCGCGCCGAGACGCGCAACGCCTATCGCGCGTACGAGTCGCTCGGCTGCGACGTCCTGGCGATGGTCACCAACCGGGTCGCCCCCGCCGACCGCGACGAGATCGACGAACGGCTCGCGGCCAGTCTGCCCGTGCCCAGCTACGTCCTGCCCGACGAGCCGGCGCTCGCCGCCCCCACGGTCGCCCAGATCACCCACGCGCTCGGCGGCCGGGTCGTCCTCGGCGACGACGCGGGCCTGGCCCGTGACGCGCTCGACTTCGTCTTCGGCGGCGCCATGCTGCCGAACTTCCTGAACGCCCTGACCCCGGGCTGCCTCGTGGTCACCCCCGGCGACCGCGCCGACCTCGTCGTCGGCTCGCTCGCCGCGCACAGCGCCGGTACGCCGCCCATCGCGGGCGTCGTGCTGACCCTCAACGAGCAGCCGGGCGAGGAGATCCTCAAGCTCGCCGACCGGCTCGCACCCGGCACCGCGGTCATCGCCGTCTCCGGCGGCTCCTTCCCCACCGCGGCCGAACTCTTCGCCCTGGAAGGGAAGTTGAACGCCGCCACACCCCGCAAGGCGGAGACGGCCCTCGGCCTCTTCGAGCGGTACGTGGACACCGGCGGCCTCCTCAAGCGCGTATCGGCGCCCAGCAGCGACCGCGTCACGCCGATGATGTTCGAGCACAAGCTGCTCGAGACGGCCCGCTCGGACAAGCGCCGCGTCGTGCTGCCCGAAGGCACCGAGGAGCGCGTCCTGCGCGCCGCCGACGTGCTCCTGCGCCGCGGCGTCTGCGACCTGACCCTCCTCGGCCCGGTCGAGCAGATCCGCAAGAAGGCCGCGGACCTCGGCGTCGACCTCACCTCCGCGCAGCTCATCGACCCGCAGACCTCCGAGCTGCGCGACGCCTTCGCCGCCAAGTACGCCGAGCTGCGCGCCCACAAGGGCGTCACGGTGGAGCTCGCGTACGACGTCGTCGCGGACGTGAACTACTTCGGCACGCTGATGGTGCAGGAGGGGTTCGCCGACGGCATGGTTTCGGGTTCTGTTCACTCCACGGCCGCCACCATCCGGCCCGCCTTCGAGATCATCAAGACCAAGCCCGACGCCTCGATCGTCTCGTCGGTCTTCTTCATGTGCCTTGCCGACAAGGTTCTCGTGTACGGCGACTGCGCGGTGAACCCGGATCCGAACGCCGAGCAGCTCGCCGACATCGCCGTCCAGGCGGCCGCCACCGCCGAGCAGTTCGGCGTGGAGCCGCGGATCGCGATGCTCTCGTACTCGACGGGCACGTCGGGTTCGGGCGCGGACGTCGACAAGGTGCGCGAGGCGACCGAGCTGGTGCGCGCGACACGCAGCGATCTGAAGATCGAGGGGCCGATCCAGTACGACGCCGCCGTCGAGCCCTCGGTCGCGGCGACGAAGCTGCCGGACTCCGAGGTCGCGGGCCAGGCCAGCGTGCTGATCTTCCCGGACCTCAACACCGGCAACAACACCTACAAGGCGGTCCAGCGCTCGGCCGGCGCGATCGCCGTCGGCCCGGTCCTCCAGGGTCTGCGCAAGCCGGTCAACGACCTGTCCCGCGGCGCCCTCGTCCAGGACATCGTCAACACCGTCGCCATCACCGCGATCCAGGCCCAGGGCCCGGCCAACGTGTGA
- a CDS encoding acetate kinase, with amino-acid sequence MTATRVLVLNSGSSSVKYQLLDMRDSSRLAVGLVERIGEETSRLKHTPLIGGGAEEREREEPIADHEAALKAVSAELAADGLGLDSPELAAIGHRVVHGGLKFSAPTVITDEVLAEIQRLVPVAPLHNPANITGIRTAQALRPDLPQVAVFDTAFHTTMPESAARYAIDVATADEHRVRRYGFHGTSHAYVSRETAKLLGKAPEDVNVIVLHLGNGASASAVRGGKCVDTSMGLTPLEGLVMGTRSGDVDPAVVFHLARVGGMSIDEVDALLNKKSGLIGLCGDNDMRVIRRRIDEGDEAAALAFDIYIHRLKKYIGAYYAVLGRVDAVAFTAGVGENAAPVREAAVAGLEELGLAVDGELNAVRSDEARLISPEYARVTVAVVPTDEELEIAQQTYALVGNRP; translated from the coding sequence GTGACCGCCACCCGCGTCCTCGTCCTCAACTCCGGCTCCTCGTCGGTGAAGTACCAACTGCTCGACATGCGCGACAGCTCACGTCTCGCGGTCGGCCTGGTCGAGCGCATCGGCGAGGAGACCTCGCGGCTCAAGCACACCCCGCTGATCGGCGGCGGCGCCGAGGAGCGGGAGCGCGAGGAGCCGATCGCCGACCACGAGGCGGCCCTGAAGGCGGTCTCCGCCGAGCTGGCCGCCGACGGGCTCGGCCTTGACTCCCCCGAACTGGCCGCGATCGGCCACCGCGTGGTGCACGGCGGCCTGAAGTTCAGCGCGCCCACCGTCATCACGGACGAGGTGCTCGCGGAGATCCAGCGGCTCGTCCCGGTGGCGCCGCTGCACAACCCGGCCAACATCACCGGCATCCGCACGGCCCAGGCGCTGCGCCCCGACCTCCCCCAGGTCGCCGTCTTCGACACGGCGTTCCACACGACGATGCCGGAGTCGGCGGCCCGCTACGCGATCGACGTGGCCACCGCCGACGAGCACCGCGTGCGGCGCTACGGCTTCCACGGGACCTCGCACGCGTACGTGTCGCGCGAGACCGCCAAGCTGCTCGGCAAGGCGCCCGAGGACGTGAACGTCATCGTGCTGCACCTGGGCAACGGCGCCTCCGCGAGCGCCGTCCGCGGCGGCAAGTGCGTCGATACGTCGATGGGGCTCACGCCGCTCGAGGGGCTCGTGATGGGTACCCGCTCCGGTGACGTGGACCCGGCGGTCGTCTTCCATCTGGCCCGCGTCGGCGGGATGTCGATCGACGAGGTCGACGCCCTGCTCAACAAGAAGAGCGGCCTGATCGGGCTCTGCGGCGACAACGACATGCGGGTCATCCGGCGCCGCATCGACGAGGGCGACGAGGCGGCCGCGCTCGCCTTCGACATCTACATCCACCGTCTGAAGAAGTACATCGGCGCGTACTACGCGGTGCTCGGCCGGGTGGACGCCGTCGCGTTCACGGCGGGGGTCGGCGAGAACGCGGCTCCCGTGCGGGAGGCTGCCGTCGCGGGCCTGGAGGAGCTGGGGCTCGCGGTCGACGGCGAGCTGAACGCTGTACGTTCCGACGAGGCACGGCTCATCTCGCCGGAGTACGCACGGGTCACCGTGGCTGTTGTCCCGACGGACGAGGAGCTGGAGATCGCGCAGCAGACCTACGCACTGGTCGGGAATCGGCCATGA
- a CDS encoding TetR/AcrR family transcriptional regulator yields the protein MPTGVAIRDAREQLFDAAERILLRDGPSALTSRAVTTEAGCAKGVLHRHFTDFDAFLAELILDRIAVVERQSAALCEAAGTSTVTANLTTAVTTLFGGSIAASIVALITFRDDLRTRLRETRPTPGIPLLTEATTMLASYLTAERDLGRITPGADITTLAPTLIGAAHLLFADRSGAPPEAAAVQRTVTTVLADAVRIPDRP from the coding sequence GTGCCGACAGGGGTAGCCATCCGCGACGCCCGCGAGCAACTCTTCGACGCGGCAGAACGCATCCTGCTCCGCGACGGCCCGAGCGCACTGACCAGCAGGGCGGTCACGACGGAGGCAGGCTGTGCAAAAGGCGTCCTGCACCGCCACTTCACGGACTTCGACGCGTTCCTGGCAGAACTGATCCTGGACCGCATCGCGGTTGTCGAACGTCAATCCGCCGCCCTATGCGAAGCCGCCGGAACCAGCACGGTCACGGCCAACCTCACCACGGCCGTGACGACCCTGTTCGGAGGCTCGATCGCGGCGTCGATCGTCGCCCTGATCACCTTCCGAGACGACCTCAGAACCCGCCTCCGCGAAACGAGACCAACCCCCGGCATCCCCCTCCTGACGGAGGCCACGACCATGCTCGCCTCGTACCTGACCGCCGAACGGGACCTGGGCCGCATCACCCCCGGCGCGGACATCACCACCCTCGCCCCCACCCTGATCGGCGCCGCCCACCTCCTCTTCGCCGACCGGAGCGGCGCCCCGCCGGAGGCAGCGGCAGTCCAGAGAACCGTGACCACGGTGCTGGCAGACGCCGTACGGATTCCGGACCGCCCCTAG